One part of the Gemmatimonadota bacterium genome encodes these proteins:
- a CDS encoding DsrE/DsrF/DrsH-like family protein, with protein sequence MSTTMTDPRMETGLAAPATGEAPARRKVAIICSKGSLDMAYPGLIMANAARMMDIDAMIFFTFWGLDVVREKTVDKLQPGIVGNPAMHMPHMVSGLPGMGAMAGRMMRKQIDAIEVPPVRELLETLEESGAELYACHMAMDMMGFTKEDLIPQVHDVITAMEFYEKTEGAQIIFV encoded by the coding sequence ATGAGCACGACAATGACCGATCCGCGGATGGAAACAGGCCTGGCCGCGCCGGCAACCGGAGAAGCACCGGCGCGGCGCAAGGTGGCCATCATCTGCTCGAAGGGCAGCCTGGACATGGCCTACCCCGGCCTCATCATGGCCAACGCCGCCCGCATGATGGACATAGACGCCATGATCTTCTTCACCTTCTGGGGCCTCGATGTGGTGCGTGAGAAGACCGTGGACAAGCTCCAGCCGGGCATCGTCGGTAACCCGGCGATGCACATGCCGCACATGGTGAGCGGATTGCCCGGAATGGGCGCCATGGCGGGCCGCATGATGCGCAAGCAGATCGACGCGATCGAAGTGCCACCGGTGCGGGAGCTGCTCGAGACGCTCGAGGAGTCGGGCGCGGAGCTGTATGCCTGCCACATGGCCATGGACATGATGGGCTTCACGAAAGAGGACCTGATACCGCAGGTCCACGATGTGATCACGGCGATGGAGTTTTACGAAAAGACGGAGGGTGCTCAGATCATTTTCGTCTGA